AGAATTGAAGGTCTCGGTTTTGGCTATTGAGGAAGATGATAATTCTGATCATAATTTATGATAAAACATGTGTATACACGTTCACTACATATTCAAGCCAAGTGTCCAagtaaaatctgaaaattgcactttggcccctcaattcTTGCTTATTTGCAAATCGGTCCTCGCCAaatcgttttaattcaatttcaatcctaaataatttaagaatattagaatttaaatcaaaactctaaatattcccaaattaaatatactcggattaaaattaataattttcggattaaatcaataaatcccgggcgttacaattctccccctctaagatcggatttcgtcctcgaaatctcttgCAATCGATACGCACATAAGATAAGGAATAAGAGATATACGGAATAAGAACTCATATCAGTAGAATAATTCAGAATAACACTGTCTCATATCGGATTCAATTTCTCAATAACTTCTTCAGTTCTTCTACGACTCCACTGATTCGATTCTGAGTTACTTTTCTTTCTCATCACATATCTGCATCAGCTGTTCAACATAGATCAATGTCTcatcaaactcaatctcatctGACTGAAGTACATAAAAAATCTCATTCTACTACTTCTGCAGCATAAAATACATCGCGAAGATCCGAAAGAAATAAAGTCAATATaagtcgataggcaagattgcctactTCTTCAAAAGTTTCATAAGATTCAATAATCTTCGGAGAAAAGTTTCTTCGCTTGTCGAATCAATAATGCCTCTGAAAATAAAAGAATCTGCAAacatactcggtctccctgttcaaaacacaAAGGTCGGTGTCTAATCTGTGTATGTTTTGCTTCTCGATCATAAACTAActtcattctcttctgaataagcttctcCGTCTCTATCATTTCTCAAATCATATCTGATCCAATCACTGATAGTTCTGAAATACTATCTCAATTCAGGGAATTTCTGATTTTCTTGTCATTTCGCAATTCAGAACAATATCGTTACATCGATTagatagctgttacaggaattataatatTCAAGTGGCAATATTAGTCCgctaataccgaatcaggtactaGAGTTCTGAGCATCTCCTCAAATTTTGGATAGTCAAttcagacaatccatcgataAGAGGATGGTCgaataaaatctcataaaaccAATTACTCAAAATATTTGACAATCGATACCACAATCAATCAATTAAATCTAAAGTCGTAaacttgacaatagatttttatAATTCCTGTCCTCTCATCATATCAGTAACTTCTTTTACAGCTATCTTTTCATATCTGTATCATATCCAATATAGCATATTCTTGCATTTGTTGAATTCTACTTTAAGTAAATCGCAAACTCATAACGATCAGTAGCATAACTGAGAAATTTAACTCAAACTAGTACTCTGACATAATAGATCTCAACCTTTCTGCCATAACATCGAGTAATATCAATTTCAGAGTCAAACTCCTTTGGCAATCTCTTATAACAAGGAATAACATTTCTCATATAGCTACCATCTATTTCATCATCTTGTATAACTTCAAATACAACAGATTATTCCATCTATACGAACTATCAAAAATTATATCGCAATCTCCTGCCAATATTGATAGTTTCAGAATAAAATTCAATGAAATTTGATCTTCTTTCGATTCTGAACTACGAATTTGTTCATAAATCATTCAATTGACCTTGCTCAGTCTAATTCATTGACAATATAGACTTTAGAACCAAGAATTCTATCACATCTGCATTCATATCTCATCTGCTAGAATTGATAAATTCTATAACTGTGCAAATCAATCATCTAATCAAGGCAAAAAGATAACAATTTAGTATTGTGGCCTTATTCAATTTCTGATAAGTAGCATAAAATCTCAATGATCTGTTTCTCTTTCAATGTGTACAGTTCTGTTGGTGCCATTCTATAAGGTATTGGAAAATCAATAAGATACCTGACATCAGTTACGTATCGAAGTCCATCTCACAGGCTGGAATTACCAGAATTTCATTTGGAAAATAACAGCAATTCGATAATAATTGACAAATCAATCAATTCCGAGCTAGCTTCCAATACATTGATTGCATAATAAAGAATTTTCTCTGCTCTTTTCTGCAATCATCAAATCATAAATAGAATAGATATCAAAAAAATTCAACATGTCGAACTCTTACCGTAGAATTCCCAGCCCTCTATCAATTCAATTCTGAATCTCATAACTTTCTGAATCAATCGACGACATCCATGTACTTGATCAACATATCTAAGCCGATATTTCAATCATAatctgacaaaccaagcacaatacaatcgaTGTTTCTCACATTACCATCAGACTGTAGTATACAATTTTTGAACAGATGTCACTTCCTTCAAACTCACGAATAGATACCACAGTAGATAAGATATCAACAGGTAATGCACATAATATGGAAATTTCGTTCAGAGATAACATATGGGATGCTCCAATATCTTCAAGCACATAAGCAAAATAATCATTAAGAGAATAATTACCAGTTATATCATCATTCGATGCTTTCGGCTGGTTTTCTCCTGGTTTAATCTGTAGTGGAGGCTGTAGTTAATAGGAATATACCAAAGATGCTTGCCTTTCAGGCTGAGTCACTTCTCTCAATGATCTGGGAAATGGTTGCTTAAACTGAGTCTGTGGCTCTCTTTGAGACTGTAACTCACACAATGCTTCTCGTTGTTTCGTCAGACCAGCCTCTGCTCCCTTTGCTTAATCaagtgcatcagcaaagttGTTAAGTCTACCAGCATTCACCAGTGTAAATACATcgggattcagtccattaatgaactgatcagctttaGCTTCTTCGTTCTCAGCTACATGTGGAGCGAATTTCAGCAAAGTAGATAATGTAGCAACATATTCCTCGATGGTCAAATTGCCTAGTTTCAGATTGGTAAACTCTGCATTCTTATCTTTTTATACGACACTGGAAAGAATCGTtgataaaattcaattttaaacacTTTCCAAGTAATCGTCGTACCTTGATTTTCGAGAGCTTTCTTGGTTGTAATCCACCAGCTCTTTGCAACATCTTGCAATTGATACCCAATCAGTCTAATTCTTCTATCATCtgcataatcaagggaatcaaacatcatctcaatatcctctaaccaaccttcacattcaactgagtTCTCAGTTCCTTTCAGAGTAGGCggcttaaaagatttaaatCTTTTCAGAAGTATCTCCATTGGTGACGCCGTAACAtcactcatatctctcaatgTATTGCCTTGCTCTATTCTCGGAGCTTCAGGTGTTTGTGGCACTATCGGGGCAACATTCACCTGTTCTAGTTGAGGAACTGTCTCTATCTATCTATTCATCATTcgacgaggaggcatatctgatatgtcaaacagattagtgtataACACAATCTCATGTAAACCGATTCTATCTCAACCCTCCTCTGATCAGCGTTTTCGTGCATTCTCAAGAGATCAAATTCTAATTCATTCTCGAATTATTCTGATTCATTCTTGACTAATACATGCTTTcaatccactcaaataataaggAAAGCATGTAATTCTTGCATCTGCACGGCATGTTATTCTTACCATTTGAACACATAATTATAGCATCAtatatgaaacgaccctaactctctaaatataaataaatatgcggaattttttttttatttacttactaaataaaaatatgtacatacatgcccatacatatatgcacagaataaatagatttaaaaataaataaattaaataaaaatacaacctttaataaattaaatatctgagtcaaacatttaataaaatactgtcataagcaaaataaataaaatttgcatgcactgaaaatatttgaataaaaaCATACAATAGTGTCAATTTACTGAAAATAAGTAAAAATGTGtaacatgataaaatattcaaaacatgcatatagactcagacaactatcacggtcacggggtcactgcatgtccgctcataggtcctcgccgccggtgggtactacgtcctcctttacgtactcacctgcaccataccagtgtagtgagcctagaggcccaacatgctaacataacaagggtttaaaataatttaaatcactttaatactaatacataacatatacatgaatgagcatgcttaaaaatatcatgaacataacataaacttaaattaaacttaaatatcataataatacataaacattgttgagcaaagtattttctaacatcgcatggttgtatccatagtgtaaccttaaatacatacattaaatactgatcagcgtggtaaccaacgtacgtggcggtgacgaatcacctcttaaattggcagtaaactgcccttcaatagttcacatatggggacgaatcccccttaaattgtcacactacttcaacttccaacataaaattattttcttttgctcaaccttaaacattaaatcatgcataaaaattatttcatgaatgcatgtacttaaataaaatgtgtgtccttcatatatatttaatttaatttcatactaacatataaatattaaaaataacttccatgcataaaaataattaaatatatattcaggacacatgcaatttctcatgggttgtcctgaactgctggccctaacactcaagcccattttcttaaattctggcccattaacattgagactggcccattaacatacttaaaccCATTAACACCTTTcaaagcccaataaatcaattaaagcccattagcacatacttggcccaataacaacttaatctggcccaatgggcctaaaagcccaaagaatggcccaataatttctgtgggctccaaagcccataaaaattattggactaacttaaaataattattcaagcccattaagaaacttaaatgtagcccattaatttaattaatctaattagcccaattaaaacactttaacttaataattaacttaaaaataaaatacccgagcccgactaacttaacctggacccggacccactagacttgacccatgacttacTGAAACTGACCCGGACCCATGACCCTACCCGGAAAGCACCtagaaccctaaaacccgaaacTCTATCTCCCCTtgtgctgcggccgtgagcagccctgagcggctttaGAAAAACTAACCGTGCCGCCTGCTCAGGccacctttggccgtgaaactACCGCCCATACTTAACCAACATCAAGACGGTTCTAACCCcacaaattttacctcaaacggatctctgtagagggagaacgaaccaaaacaatctaccccTAGTTTCTGCTCACGCGCAGAATGCGACCAAAGGCTTCAGGCCGTTTGGCCGCTCATCTCCGGCAACCAACGGCCGGAAAAATTACCTGTACAAccttccccaaggtcttggggttctaacccaattagaatcaccctcaaactcgtcttcaacagtgcacacgaaccattctcctaaaaccgctcaaactgcAACCTGTTGCGCATCAGAAATAGATGGCTTCGGTTCCAGCCTGTTCACCCATAAACCTGACCAatctcgaccctagggaccctaacacACCCACCTAGACATGCACCAGCAGTTGGTCGTACCATGTTGAAAGAAAATGTGAgtcatgatcaaacaaatgcataaacatgtcatgaacatcaaaaccgatccttaaatctgaaaatttgaagaaaaatcgatgctacacaatacacactctataatatctgataggtacaaaaatttggaagaaaaacatgccttgcaccgttaaaagaagaggtaggagcgtgtagaacgaatccgggacgacgggacgaaaaaCGATCAACTTTGGAGCTTCAAAGATTATGGCTATGGAGTTGAAGTTTTCTGTCAAAACTGTGGTGGAGGCTGATGAAGAAGGGTGGGAGGCGGCTAGGAAGAGTTTGATCGGTTAAAGATTTAGTTTAGGGTTAAATATtagataattacttaaaataCAAAACCTATTTAGATAATatactataaaataataattaaactattactaataataaaaaaatctgatgtaaaagcataaatcccgaaattataatttaagggatttttaaaatttaataaaagtcattaaaatgacttattttggctaaaaataaatccttaaataaatatataaataaatactaaaaattttcttgacaaaataccttaaaatattattttaaggctcatatagctcaaaacaattaaatactaaaaatcataaaaatctcaaattatgggttaaatgcttgaaaataaatcttaaagcatgcacaaataattcacatcataatttaacccataaatctaaaattttaaataaataaattttcctaattatgcatgcgaatttacgtactaaaaatactgggtgttacaataTAATTTGAGAAACAGTAAAGCATGCtcgataatttaaatcacaaaatcatgcgaTCATATAGTTCTGGATTTATAACACAGTATTCGCATGTACTTCAGGTAATTACAAaaagaattcaatcacatgcgaatAAAGaaatcaagcggactcgatctaccccgctcattctaaatcagtccagaacctattctctgataccacctgttgtgacgacccggttcttcatctctcaaatcaaacatttaatccaagatcatgaattaaaaCCAAGCAATAATCAAGCAACCAAAgcctcaaatttttttttttattttttttttagccaaggaggctcgctcgagcaagccacacccctcgctcgagcgcgggCCTCACGAGTCCAAGACCCCctcccttggctcgctcgagcgagcctcgggctccgctcgagcgagctgagtTCTGTCAGTTGCCAAAAAATCAGAATTGTTGCTGTACCATACTTCAATAATCCATCTACCAACTCTACCAAGTAATGGATGCAACAAACAAGGTATAAAAGTTATTAACAAGTTTATTCCCACATCTCAAAGTAAAAGTAGCACAACTAGTTCAAGTGTGATACATAACAAAGGAGTAGAAACTCTAGACAAAAGGTCTAATCTAATAGTTCATAACTCCAACTCTTGTTCTTAACATAACCATGACAACAACAAAACTTCTAtaccggatcatcactctaatctctcaagttTTGATTCTTCATGGTCTTTTCGAACTTGTTCCagtcccacctattgtcatgcacacatacaaacaagacaatagccggagagactccggtgagaatttaatcccagtataaaaaaacataaacatgcataatctcaagtaattaaacttgaagtatatatcaattattcaacaaatAAGACTCAAGGCaacttaaaatatataactCAACATGCTATAAATCAAGTTGCAAACATTGCATTTAAGCAAGACATGCTATCAATATTTacaaactcatatcaaatcaaTAAGTCAATATCAACTCTTCAAACAATCATCATTTCCTTATACCCTTACCTGTTGAATATCttccaaaaaaaattcattcaataacataAAGATTCAAAGACAAGTCGAGGGTTCAAGGATTCAAATCTCACAGaatcgatattttcaaaaatcatttcgttgggatcccgggaatataaTAAGGCCACAAATCAAGCCTCCTACCTacactcccgctcgaggtggtaacAATTTTGtattccctggactgtgaacactatactGAGAATCGTGGaaaaaagaaatcaagtcagatctcaagcctctcatatacaagttcaccacatccaatattttcttttcgattctgttttcaaggtttcgaaagaattgtggctcaagagGTTTACTAACAACTCTATAATCAATCTACCAcaactcaacaactcaaaataatttaaactcatcaatatcaaataaattatcaatCATTAATCTCAACAAGTAATCATATAAGCATCTATTAACATAGAAGCACAAAGTATATGGTTTTAGAAAGGATTACTCAATAGATTCATATTGAGTGTGCAAGCACTTTCTTTagaggttgtcttatacctttcaatcttgGTTTTCAAACTCTTCAAATATTCACAATCTGCACACCACACAACATGTCTCTTGTCACAAAAATCTTCTCAGGACTCAACTCTTTCTCCAAGGCTAGAAGTCACAAACCTTGATCAAACTTCTATCAATTCGAAGCTGAACTTTCCAAGCTCGCTGTCCCttgttttcaatctgaaaacgcatcatatatatagaaaacatcagcaagaactcaaacCATGTTCAGCTCCAACTCATCTATTCAAACTttatcaaaatcttgaaccgatgGCGTAACGGTATAAATTCGATAACCGAAACTAAAATCTATCAATTCTATCATTCAAATCAACTTCAATCCATCTCATATCTGTTCAATATCATCATACACAATCAAGATCAGAAGCTTAGAATCAAATACAACTTCTGAAAAATCACGACATTTGAAACCGATGATTGTTCTTCGGTGCAACTTCGATACCGTGACACATATCACTTCTAATAATCATATTAACTTCCAATTCATTTCctaacatcatatatcagcataataAAAGGTGTGAATTTCGAAACATAAGCTggaaaataatatcaattccATAACAGCTTAATCAAAGATAGTCCCCGACAAGCAAATTCTGAACTTGACGGCGTAATGATTATAATTCAGCAACCGTAACTGAAATTCGACAACTCTATCATCCATTTCTAATTCAAATACATGTTATACCAgcaacataacatcaaaaaccaGCTAGATCAATAGGCATAGGTTTCGACATAGCTGCTGAAATTCTGTAGCAATTGCAAACAACATTCCTTtatccgaaccgacttcgataTAACAATACTTCAATTCTCATCACTCAAAccgcatacatatcagcatataaacTCTGAATAATCAGCATAGTAGAAGCATCAAAATCTCGAATAAAAGCTGGAATTGCATAGCAAATTCAATCGTTGTCCGTTCTTCGATTCAATTGCGATATATCAAGCTATAGAAGCTTAAAAATATCAATACATGATCAATCTGATTTCTGCCACATATCAACAATTTAGAAATCATCTAACTCAAggtaatacttacatcaaaagATAGACCTTCTCGCAAGGATTTCGGAACTCTTTTCGAAATTGAATTCGAacaaccggagcaaaagttatcgAATTTAGAAGATCAAATTTGGACAAAGAATTGAAGGTCTCGGTTTTGGCTATTGAGGAAGATGATAATTCTGATAATAATTGATGATAAAACATGTGTATACACGTTCACTACATATTCAAGCCAAGTGTCCAagtaaaatctgaaaattgcactttggccccctCAATTCTTGCTTATTTGCAAATCGGTCCTCGCCAAATCgttttaattcattttcaatcctaaataatttaagaatattagaatttaaatcaaaactctaaatattcccaaattaaatatacttggattaaaattaaataatttttggattaaatcaataaaTCCCGAGCGTTACATTTGatgtttttattgttgaataataattttatttctatgaTTTCAGGTTGAAAAACAACATTTAACAATCGAGTTGCCCGACAATTGAACAGACATTGGtattcaaatttatttattgaagttAACATCATTTTGTATTATTGTTcattttagttataataattgtatttaattatttgatttacaTACAGGTTTGCAAAATTTGAGGAAGTATTTTTTGTCGTGTGATGAGTTGTTTTTAGGATTAGCTGATTTGTTAGCATTCTAGTgcattattataaattttagaaatacaattatatttatatgtaatattaatgttttttaaATAGTAGAATATAAATATACTCTCTTGGATTGCAGGATCGGTGAAGTATAATTTAGAAGACTTGGAGGAACTGATTTTGTGAAGAATTTGTTAATTTCGTGGGATGAGACACTTATTGATTAAATGGATTGTTTTGATGAATCAATGTTTTGTCATTTTGATGAGATATTTAAATATTGAAACTCATGATATGAATGAATTATATTTTGAGACAATTTAAGTTTTATTGTTAATTGGATGTATTTAGAATGTACATTTatttacaaaatttttttatatcttgtaacataatatattttcaaatcgAGCATTTTCGAACTtgaactcgagctcgagcttgcTATTGAATCGAACTcgatccaaaaataaaattatttcgaacttcgaatcgagcttcGAATAGTTCTATTcaaactcgaactcgaatactaaaattttcttataGTTCGGCTCGTTTACAGCCCTATTTGGGGTCAATCCGGATTGACCTGAACCagattaatttttttgggtTAGCTTTCGGGTCAACCTGATTTGACCCAAATAAAAAAACCCCCAACCTTAACCTGATATTTTTTGGGTCGACTTGTGTTAGGTTGGCGAGTTGGGTTGAGTTTTGACACATCTAAAAAAAATGCAAAGTGCAATAAATATCAACAAATAATATAGTAAGTCTGGATAAACAGTTAAGAAGTTCATTTCACAATTGAGTATcagatatttaaataaatatatctgCGTGAGAATTCTTTTTGTTCTTCTATTGCATATACGTGTTTTCATTTCTTTCTTTGTTTATATtcctaaaaaatatttttaattcacaGCACAATCAAAACACTATATGAGTGGTTCCTAGCACATCAAAAAATATTCTTTacacaaaacatgattaaatgaACTAGATTACCTACGTACTAAGAAGTATAAACAAATGAAGCACTAGAAGTTTATTATCAATTACTAATTCTTTATCTTTGTTCAAAATTATCAGTTGCatcaaattaaattaatgaaAATCTCAAtacaagtatatatatatatatatgtgtgtgtatgtgtgtgtgtgagtgagagtgtgtgtgtgtgtgtgagaatcaTGTTGTTATATAATACATTTACttgtttattttcaaaaataaaaaactaaatgTACGAGCTTTAAATATGGTGAAACGTATGATCATCTATATTTTCACCGTTAAAATTTCTAATCTCCAACTATTAGGGAGTTGATATTTATACTCCATTTTTTTATCCACACTCCATAACAAATGTAAAATAGTGTGAAAATTTAGTCAAAATGAAGTAAAAATAACAAAGAAtgaagtgtaaatatcaactcaattattattattattattattattattattattattattattattattattattattattattattattattttcggGGCCATCGGGATAGGTTTGGGGATGGGGATAACATCCTCATACCCACCTAATTCTGCAATGACGATTGTAAAAAATCTCCGAACCAATGGAGAAAATTGTCATTTTTAAACACCATTGACGAGAACAGTGTGAAtcgattatttttattatatatatatatatatatatatatatatatatataaatattgttCTTTCAAAATAAGATAATCTCAAAACTAACAcataaaaaatcaattaaaaaagaATGCATCTCAAAATATAAAATGTAACATAAAAATTCATTTGTACCATTCGTGAATAAGTCAACTTTTCTTAATTTGTCGAAGTTTCAAAAAGCACAGTCTTGATAAATCCAGAATTGTAAtatcatcataaaaaaaattatagttaTTAACTTCTGAACATCTTAtgccaaaataaaaataacatatgaaAGAATGTTTGATATTTGATGGATATTACCAGAGGACGAGAAGAAGTACCCCCTTATCATGTTGCCCCCCGACACCCGAGTATTTACGTTTATGAGTTACCTTTAATGTTGATTTATTTGAtatcaataatattaaaatacttaaagatataaaatatgtcaaagacattgaaaaaatcttaataatttcaaattaatttattctaACCACACATATCACACCAGTGCTTTGGCGCTTCTCGATTTAGTAACCAgcctaaattatttaaataatttattaaatttaaaggcGATAAATCCTAAGAACCCAAACCCTTCCCATTGACTATTTTCAATCTGCTTTACTGTTTTATTCTAACACTCCCCACAATTAAAACAGTGTGGGTTAGAATATATTTTTCGGACATCTTTTTATCTTCTTTCATTTGGTGCTTAGGGATGGCAACGGGGCGGGGTGGGGAAGGGTTTGCCGTCCCATCCCTGTCCCCGAAATTAAAACCCACCTCCATCTACATCTCTGTCCCAGTTCTATGGCTTCGAAGGATCCCCGAACCCGTACCCACAGGGATTGAACCCTCATTCCCGTTTCAATCCCCACTACGGAGATGGAAATGGGGCGGGGATGAGGGTGAATCCCTGAACCCGTGGCAATTAAATCCCGAATCCGTATCCGTCCCAATCCACTCCCTActcgaaatattaaatttattcttaaaaataaaaataaatgaagaAGGCGGCCGGTTGGGAGAATGGAATGGTAGGGAATGAACGAAGAGGCGACTGAGTGAGAGATGAAgcgaataaaataaaatttgggtATTAGGTTTTCAGTGTATACGTGAAATTCAAgtctatattttaaatataattaaaatatcaatattaatttattaattt
This is a stretch of genomic DNA from Henckelia pumila isolate YLH828 unplaced genomic scaffold, ASM3356847v2 CTG_136:::fragment_2:::debris, whole genome shotgun sequence. It encodes these proteins:
- the LOC140870661 gene encoding uncharacterized protein, which translates into the protein MSDVTASPMEILLKRFKSFKPPTLKGTENSVECEDDRRIRLIGYQLQDVAKSWWITTKKALENQDKNAEFTNLKLGNLTIEEYVATLSTLLKFAPHVAENEEAKADQFINGLNPDVFTLVNAGRLNNFADALD